In Bosea sp. PAMC 26642, the DNA window CAGCGCGAGGCGCAAGGTAGCGAACTCACGCGGGGCATCGCCGATCTCGCGGCGCGCCAGATGGCGGCGCGCGACCTCGCTTCGCGCAAGGCCGCCGCGACCAAGGTCGATTTCTTCACGCTGGTTCGGAGCGCCTGATGACGACTGACACGCTTATCACGGCGGGCTTCGCCGACCCGGTCTTCCAGTCGCAGGCCGCCTTCCGGGCGCTTCTCTCGGCACTGTCGGAACCGGGCCTCGCGCAGGACGTCGCCGGCGCCTTCGCCCCGCCCGACGGCCTGAATGCGGCGACCGCCATCGCACTGCTGACGCTGGCCGACTACGAGACGCCCATCTGGTTGCCGGAGATCCTGCGCAATGGCCCGGCGGCCGCCTGGCTGCGCTTCCATTGTGGCGCAACGCTTGTCGATGATCCGGCCGCCGCGAGCTTCGCCGTCATCGACGGTGCGAGCGACGAAGTGCCTCTTTCGGCCTTCAATCCCGGTACGGACCAATTCCCCGACCGCTCGACCACGGTCATCGTGCAGTGCGCCGGCCTCGATGGCGGCGACGCCGTGACGTTGGCAGGACCAGGAATCCCCGGCCGCCGTACGATCGCCCCGCAAGGCCTGCCGCAGGATTTCTGGGAACAGGTCGCGGCCAATGCCGAACTCTATCCGCTCGGCGTCGATCTCGTGCTGAGCCATGGCGGCGCCGTCATCGGCCTGCCGCGCTCGACGCAAGTTTTGGAGCTTCCGTAATGTATGTCGCGGTCAAGGGCGGCGAAGCCGCAATCCTCGCCACGCATGATCTCGTCGCGGAAGCGCGTCGCGGCGACGAGGCCGTGCCCGAGATTTCGGTCGCGCAAATCCGCGAGCAGCAGGGCCTGGCCTGTGCCCGCGTCATGAACGAGGGTTCGCTTTACGACGCCGACCTTGCCGCACTGGCATTGAAGCAGGCGCAGGGCGACGTGATCGAGGCCGCCTTCCTGATGCGGGCCTATCGCACCACGCTGCCGCGCTTCGGCTCGTCGGAGCCGGTCGATACCGCCCGGATGGCGATCCGCCGCCGCGTCTCGGCGACCTACAAGGACCTGCCGGGCGGGCAGGTGCTGGGGCCGACCTATGATTATACGCATCGGCTCTTCGATTTCGGGTTGATGGATGGGGAACGCGACGCCGGCAGTCCCCTTCCCCCCGCTTGCGGTGGGGAAGGGTTAGGGATGGGGGGGCGTGCAGAACTTGCCTCAACGTCGAAGCCTGTGAACTCTCCCCCCCACCCCGGCCCTCCCCACCGCAAGCGGGGGGAGGGAGAAGAGCCCCTCGCCTCCCACATGCCCCGCGTGCCCGACATCCTCGGCGCCGAGGGCCTGATGGAGCCGGAAGTTCCGCCCGACGGCGATCCGCGTCCCTTCGACCTCACCCGCGAGCCGGTCTCCTTCCCCGCCGATCGCGATGTGCGCCTGCAGTCCATGGCGCGCGGCGACGAGGGTTTTCTGCTCGGCCTCGGCTATTCGGTCCAGCGCGGCTTCGGCAACAGCCACCCTTTCGTCGGCGAGATCCGCGTCGGCGAGGTTTCGGTCGAGTTCGTGCCCGAGGAACTCGGCTTTGCGGTCGATCTCGGCGAGATCACCCTGACCGAATGCCAGATGGTCAACCAGTTCCAGGGCTCGAAGGAGGTCGCGCCGCAGTTCACGCGCGGCTACGGGCTCGCTTTCGGCCATGCCGAACGCAAGGCGATGTCGATGTCACTGGTCGACCGGGCGTTGAAATGCCGCGAGTTCGGCGAGGCGGCGACCTATCCCGCCCAGCAGGACGAGTTCGTGCTGTACCACTCCGACAATGTCGAGGCGGCCGG includes these proteins:
- a CDS encoding carbon-phosphorus lyase complex subunit PhnI; translation: MYVAVKGGEAAILATHDLVAEARRGDEAVPEISVAQIREQQGLACARVMNEGSLYDADLAALALKQAQGDVIEAAFLMRAYRTTLPRFGSSEPVDTARMAIRRRVSATYKDLPGGQVLGPTYDYTHRLFDFGLMDGERDAGSPLPPACGGEGLGMGGRAELASTSKPVNSPPHPGPPHRKRGEGEEPLASHMPRVPDILGAEGLMEPEVPPDGDPRPFDLTREPVSFPADRDVRLQSMARGDEGFLLGLGYSVQRGFGNSHPFVGEIRVGEVSVEFVPEELGFAVDLGEITLTECQMVNQFQGSKEVAPQFTRGYGLAFGHAERKAMSMSLVDRALKCREFGEAATYPAQQDEFVLYHSDNVEAAGFVEHLKLPHYVDFQGELDLIRRIRREREARLAKDEPLQEAAE
- the phnH gene encoding phosphonate C-P lyase system protein PhnH; this translates as MTTDTLITAGFADPVFQSQAAFRALLSALSEPGLAQDVAGAFAPPDGLNAATAIALLTLADYETPIWLPEILRNGPAAAWLRFHCGATLVDDPAAASFAVIDGASDEVPLSAFNPGTDQFPDRSTTVIVQCAGLDGGDAVTLAGPGIPGRRTIAPQGLPQDFWEQVAANAELYPLGVDLVLSHGGAVIGLPRSTQVLELP